In Meleagris gallopavo isolate NT-WF06-2002-E0010 breed Aviagen turkey brand Nicholas breeding stock chromosome 2, Turkey_5.1, whole genome shotgun sequence, the following are encoded in one genomic region:
- the LOC104909782 gene encoding mediator of RNA polymerase II transcription subunit 23-like isoform X2, with amino-acid sequence MFMDTPEDERTKLVSCLSAFRQFWSSLSQESHEQCVQWIVRFIHSQHSPKRISFLYDCLAMAVESGLLPPRMVCESLINSDTLEWERTQLWALTFKLIRKIIGGVDYKGVRDLLKVILEKILTIPNTVSSAVVQQLLAAREVVAYILERNACLLPAYFAVTEIRKLYPEGKLPHWLLGNLVSDFVDTFRPTARINSICGRCSLLPVVNNSGAMCNSWKLDPTTLRFPLKGLLPYDKDLFEPQTALLRYVLEQPYSRDMVCNMLGLNKQTLNIAQVCSQPYCCIVTNDTLAAL; translated from the exons ATGTTTATGGACACTCCTGAAGATGAGAGAACGAAACTGGTCAGCTGCCTGAGTGCTTTTAGGCAGTTCTGGAGCAGTCTTTCCCAG gaATCCCATGAGCAGTGTGTCCAGTGGATTGTAAGATTCATTCATAGTCAGCACAGTCctaaaagaatttcttttctttatgacTGTTTAGCAATGGCAGTTGAAAGTGGACTTTTACCACCCAG GATGGTTTGTGAGTCTCTGATAAACTCTGATACACTTGAATGGGAAAGGACACAGTTGTGGGCACTGACATTTAAGTTGATCCGGAAGATCATTGGAGGTGTGGACTACAAG GGTGTACGTGATCTGTTGAAAGTGATCCTAGAGAAAATCTTAACAATTCCCAACACTGTGAGCTCAGCTGTTGTGCAGCAGCTTTTAGCAGCAAGAGAG GTGGTAGCCtacattttagaaagaaatgcatgtttGTTACCTGCCTACTTTGCAGttacagaaatcagaaaactATATCCTGAAGGAAAACTTCCACACTGG TTACTAGGTAATTTAGTGTCGGATTTTGTGGATACCTTCAGACCTACAGCAAGAATAAATTCCATTTGTG GTCGCTGTAGTCTTCTTCCTGTGGTAAATAACTCAGGTGCTATGTGTAACTCATGGAAACTGGATCCTACAACTCTTCGTTTTCCTTTGAAAGGTCTCTTACCATATGATAAG gaTCTGTTTGAGCCACAGACTGCTTTGTTGAGATATGTTCTGGAACAGCCGTATTCAAGGGATATGGTCTGCAATATGCTAGGTCTGAATAAGCAG ACCTTGAACATTGCTCAGGTATGTTCACAACCTTACTGTTGTATTGTGACTAACGATACGCTGGCCGCTTTGTAG
- the LOC100544125 gene encoding ectonucleotide pyrophosphatase/phosphodiesterase family member 1-like, producing MATVSGRCKTLWLILCVCVLTTILGCIFGLKPSCSKDVKTCKGRCFERTFGSCRCDRDCVKLGNCCLDYQETCIQPAHIWTCNKFRCGEKRRPEYHCSCSDDCVENNDCCVNYQAACKGEASWVEEECEDITEPQCPKGFNKSPVLLFSLDGFRAEYLQTWGGLLPVISKLQKCGTYTSSMRPVYPSKTFPNHYSIVTGLYPESHGIIDNKMYDLKRNAYFTLKSKEKFNPEWYQGQPIWLTAMYQGLKAGTFFWPGSDVAVDGTFPDLYKEYNSSIPFEERVVTVLRWLQLPEDERPHFYTLYLEEPDSSGHKFGPVSSGVILALQRVDAIVGMLMDGLKQMNLHKCLNIIFISDHGKFIYIKYVTILKGFYKVIF from the exons ATGGCGACAGTTTCTGGTCGGTGTAAGACACTGTGGTTG ATACTCTGCGTCTGCGTGCTAACAACAATCCTAGGATGTATATTTGGCCTGAAGCCTAGCTGTTCAAAAGATG TAAAAACCTGCAAAGGTCGTTGCTTTGAAAGGACCTTTGGAAGCTGTCGTTGTGACAGAGATTGTGTTAAGCTTGGAAACTGCTGCTTAGATTACCAGGAAACATGCATACAACCAG CTCATATATGGACATGTAATAAGTTCAGGTGTGGAGAGAAGAGGCGACCAGAATATCATTGCTCCTGCTCAGATGATTGTGTGGAAAATAATGATTGCTGTGTCAATTATCAAGCCGCATGCAAAG GAGAGGCAAGCTGGGTTGAAGAAGAATGTGAGGACATTACTGAACCTCAGTGTCCAAAAGG ATTTAACAAATCTCCGGTGTTACTGTTTTCGTTGGATGGCTTCAGAGCAGAATATTTGCAGACATGGGGTGGACTTCTACCTGTTATTAGCAAATTAC AGAAATGTGGAACGTACACTTCCAGTATGAGACCAGTGTATCCTTCAAAAACCTTTCCCAATCACTACTCCATCGTCACA GGACTGTATCCTGAATCTCATGGTATAATTGATAACAAGATGTATGACCTCAAAAGAAATGCATACTTTACCcttaaaagtaaagaaaaatttAATCCGGAGTGGTACCAAGGACAGCCT ATTTGGCTAACAGCTATGTACCAAGGTCTGAAAGCAGGTACATTCTTCTGGCCTGGATCAGATGTAGCAGTTGATGGGACTTTTCCAGATCTGTATAAAGAATACAATAG CTCAATCCCCTTTGAAGAAAGGGTGGTAACTGTTCTTCGCTGGCTGCAGTTACCTGAAGATGAAAG ACCACACTTTTACACTCTGTATTTAGAAGAACCAGATTCCTCAGGCCATAAGTTTGGACCAGTAAGCAGTGGA GTCATTTTGGCATTGCAGAGAGTGGATGCTATAGTTGGGATGCTGATGGATGGTCTCAAACAAATGAACTTGCACAAATGCCtgaacattatttttatatcagATCATGGTAAATTTATCTATATAAAATATGTCACAATTTTGAAAGGCTTTTATAAAGTCATATTCTGA
- the LOC104909782 gene encoding mediator of RNA polymerase II transcription subunit 23-like isoform X1 yields MAVPMVPMETQLQSIFEEVVKTEVIEEAFPGMFMDTPEDERTKLVSCLSAFRQFWSSLSQESHEQCVQWIVRFIHSQHSPKRISFLYDCLAMAVESGLLPPRMVCESLINSDTLEWERTQLWALTFKLIRKIIGGVDYKGVRDLLKVILEKILTIPNTVSSAVVQQLLAAREVVAYILERNACLLPAYFAVTEIRKLYPEGKLPHWLLGNLVSDFVDTFRPTARINSICGRCSLLPVVNNSGAMCNSWKLDPTTLRFPLKGLLPYDKDLFEPQTALLRYVLEQPYSRDMVCNMLGLNKQTLNIAQVCSQPYCCIVTNDTLAAL; encoded by the exons ATGGCGGTCCCTATGGTGCCCATGGAAACGCAGCTGCAGAGCATCTTTGAAGAGGTGGTG aaaaCTGAGGTAATAGAAGAAGCTTTTCCTGG TATGTTTATGGACACTCCTGAAGATGAGAGAACGAAACTGGTCAGCTGCCTGAGTGCTTTTAGGCAGTTCTGGAGCAGTCTTTCCCAG gaATCCCATGAGCAGTGTGTCCAGTGGATTGTAAGATTCATTCATAGTCAGCACAGTCctaaaagaatttcttttctttatgacTGTTTAGCAATGGCAGTTGAAAGTGGACTTTTACCACCCAG GATGGTTTGTGAGTCTCTGATAAACTCTGATACACTTGAATGGGAAAGGACACAGTTGTGGGCACTGACATTTAAGTTGATCCGGAAGATCATTGGAGGTGTGGACTACAAG GGTGTACGTGATCTGTTGAAAGTGATCCTAGAGAAAATCTTAACAATTCCCAACACTGTGAGCTCAGCTGTTGTGCAGCAGCTTTTAGCAGCAAGAGAG GTGGTAGCCtacattttagaaagaaatgcatgtttGTTACCTGCCTACTTTGCAGttacagaaatcagaaaactATATCCTGAAGGAAAACTTCCACACTGG TTACTAGGTAATTTAGTGTCGGATTTTGTGGATACCTTCAGACCTACAGCAAGAATAAATTCCATTTGTG GTCGCTGTAGTCTTCTTCCTGTGGTAAATAACTCAGGTGCTATGTGTAACTCATGGAAACTGGATCCTACAACTCTTCGTTTTCCTTTGAAAGGTCTCTTACCATATGATAAG gaTCTGTTTGAGCCACAGACTGCTTTGTTGAGATATGTTCTGGAACAGCCGTATTCAAGGGATATGGTCTGCAATATGCTAGGTCTGAATAAGCAG ACCTTGAACATTGCTCAGGTATGTTCACAACCTTACTGTTGTATTGTGACTAACGATACGCTGGCCGCTTTGTAG